The Oncorhynchus clarkii lewisi isolate Uvic-CL-2024 chromosome 12, UVic_Ocla_1.0, whole genome shotgun sequence genome segment AGTGTCTTCATGTTATGGTTGGATTGATAACCATGCACGTTTCTTCACTTCTTCATTGAAGGGCTTGCCTACTGCCGTCACCTGTCCACTGTTCGTATCCACCTCTCTGCCCTGGTCAACCCCACCATCGTCGACCCTAACGTGCCTCATGATGCCCAGGAAGGACTCACTGTGGATGTCTGGAGCAGCTTCCTCCAGGACCGCTCTGTAAGATCTACTGTACCATCTGCTCATCATTCtcaacacactgtacacacaaccACAACATGCAGTGATTGTGTATGTTCTTCAAGGCTTAGATAACTGATCACAGTGTGAATGTAACTGCTTCATCAACATCCCACTGATAGGCGTACAGAATCACACAGCAGCTGATGACAGTACTGTATTGAGTCTGTATGTAATCACATTCACAATCTTTTCTCCTGCAGGCATATGATGAGCATGAGCTTCTGCGTCTGGTGTACTATGGTGGTGTGGCTCCTACAATACGCAAGGAGGTCTGGCCATTCCTGCTGGGACACTACCACTTCGATATGACCCAGAAATGTAGGATGGAGGTGGGTATTGTTATATTGTAATGTGGTACAATTATGGAACTCAGGAATCAAAGTAGGAAGGAGGGTCAAATGTACACACTAGTGACCCTGTGTGTTTATAATCTGTGTACAGGTGGATGAGCAGGTGCGGGCCTGCTATGAGCAGACTATGAAAGAGTGGCTGGGCTGTGAGGCCATCGTAAagcagaaagagggggagaagcaTGCTGAAGCCATAGCCAAGTGCAACTCTGTGGCCAGTGTGGACAGACCAGGACCAGTGCAGAGAGACTCCACCATCAGCACTGATGTAAGTGGGCCATACCAGTCCCATTTGATGAGTGCAACACATGACAGAATTTGTGACTCATACTCATATGGTTAACACACTTACATATGTCTCTCCCCATGCTGTTCTGGTCTCTTCCTGGTTGGCATTTGTCTCATCCTCCTACACCAGTCCTCACAGAGCATTGGTTCAGACAAACAGATTGCCCACTCACAGAGTGACTCCAGAAGTAGCACACAGGTATAGTATGTTTATACTGAATGATTTTAATAGAATATCTTGATTAGAgttcgaccaattatgatttttcaacgccgataacgattattggaggaccaaaaaagctgataccgattaatcggccgatttaaaaaaaaatgtatttgtaataatgacaattacaacaatactgaatgaacacttattttaacttaatataatacatcaataaaaatctatttagcctcaaataaataatgaaacatgttcaatttggtttaaataatgcaaaaacaaagtgttggagaagtaaaggtgcaatatgtgtcatgtaaaaaagctaacgtttgagttccttgctcagaacatgagaacatatgaaagttggtggttccttttaacataagacttcaatattccaaggtaagaggttttaggttgtagttaatatagtatttataggactatttctctctataccatttgtattgcatatacctttgactattggatgttcttacaggcactttagtattgtcagtgtaacagtatagcttccgtccctctcctcgcccctacctgggctcgaaccaggaacacatcgacaacagccacactcgaagcagcgttacccatcgctccacaaaagccgcagcccttgcagagcaagggaaataACTAAtctaagtctcagagcgagtgacgtttgaaacgctattagcgcacacccagctaactagctagccatttcacatcggttacaccagccattaggctgataggcttgaagtcataaacagagctgtgCTTGCAAAGAGCTACTcacaaaacgcacaaaagtgctgtttgaatgaatgcttacgagcctgctgctgcctaccatcgctcagtcagactgctctatcaaatcatagacttaattataacataataacacacaggaatataagcctttggtcattaatatggtcaaatccggaaactaccATTTCGAAAACGAAAcctttattatttcagtgaaatacggaaccgttcggtattttatctaacgggtggcatccctaagtctaaatattcttgttacattgcacaaccttcaatgttatgtcataattctggcaaattagttcaggtcaggtacagtcgtccaacgattgtgctttttttttcaaatgtgcttttgttaaatcatcccccagagttccatcgattatatgcaacgcaggacacgctagataaacaagtaatatcatcaaccatgtgtagttataactagtgattatgattgattgttttttataagataagtttaatgatagctagcaaattaccttggcttctactgcattcgcataacaggcaggctcctcatggagtgcaatgagggccaggtggttagagcgttggactagttaactgtaaggttacaagattggatcccccgagctgacaaggtgaaaatctgtcgttctgcccctgaacaaggcagttaacccaccgttcctaggccgtcattgaaaataagaatgttttattaactgacttgcctagttaaataagggtataaaaaaattaaaaataaaaacatctgcaaaatcggcgcccaaaaataccgatttccaattgttatgaaaacttgaaatcggccctaattaatcggccggtccgattaatcggttgacctgtAATCTTGATAATACTTGGTATTCACTCTCCTATGGTCTGCTGTTGCAGGCATTTTGGTTTGTCGAGGAAGTGGAACTGATTGAATCTGAGACTAAGCGAGAGAAAAGCAAAGAGCGGTCCAAAACCCCACTGAAAGACCTCCGAGATGTAgccatcccaaatggtacctcaGACTCTGGGGACCCATCCTTCTACAGCTTGTCTGTTGACTCAGGTCTTCCAGAACAGCCTCAAAGCACAAACAACAGCAACAGTCCTGTATCTGACTCACCAGTCAGACCAGCAGCCACTCAGCCATCACCAGAGCCATCAGCGGTCCAAGGAGCTGCATCTAGCCTAGTGGCCAAGGCTGAGCCACCCCTAATAGAGAGTCATTTCACTGTCTTGGGAACTGAAGTTGGATCTGAAGACCTAAAGCTGCCGATAACAGTTGACGACAAGGCTGCATCAGCCGGAGAGTTCAAGGCCCCAGAGCGTGAAGTGGTTGAAAGCTCTAGATTGGTAGAAATCGTGAAAACCTCAGAGAAAGTTGAAGAGGGTTCTGACAAAAAATATGCAAAGTCCTTAGGAAATGTTGAAATGGAAGAAAACAACGTTATAGCAGATGGGTTGTCTGAAGTTTCCACCACAGAAGACACAAAGCTCCTTGTGAGAGCAGTGTTTGCAACTGAGAATACTGATATTCTGAAACTAGAAATGGAGGTTTCTAATGTATATATTCCAGCTCCGCCACTAGGCGAGGCCACATTTACTAAAACACAAGAGAACAAAGCCACAACGACAGAGCCCTTCTGTTCCAGAGAGCCCTCTGTAACAGAAGGAAATAAAGATTCAACAACGATAAGGGAGGCTGGTATTGCTGATAAAGAGGACACAACCTCCTCTGAAATGGAAGAAATCACAGAATCTGAATTTCAAAAAATGCAAACCCCTCCAACCAGCAAGGCTTGTGTTTGTGAGAAAGACGTGGATAGTACTAAAGAAAAGGTTGCAGATGTATTTGTAACCAAACCATTAGACTCTGTGGAGGACAATTTCCCTGAGAATTACAATAACAAAGCTGCAGAAATGACAGCTGCCATAGATTCAGAGAAACATGCACCTGCATTGCCAGTACTGAATCCACCCCTGCCTGAGGCCAGGGCCAGTGTTACAGTGACATTCCACTCTAGGCGATCTCCTGATACACTAGATTCTGATGACTCGCCCTCCGCCTTAGAGATGGAGGATATTCCCACGGCCTGGGCTAGACCTTTGTCTGGCCTGATGGCTCCCCCAGCTGCCCCCTTGGCCCtggggagagttggctcaggggAGCCTGTCCTGGATGCACCCTCCAACAATAGTCCTGATGAAACAGAGCTAGCCCTGTCTGAGGAGGAGCCTGAGATGGAAAGTCTCTACACTCAGTCTGACTCTGTGGTTGAGACAGAGGAACTCAAACCTGATGTCTTACCAGTGGCAGTGTCCCCAGCAGGGACTACCTATTCTGTAAGTACTCCAAATGAGGTACCTACCGTATGTGTACTGTAATGAATGTCACAGCTTTTGAGGTTAATTGGCTAAGGGTTGGTTTAACATACAGTACCCAACTGGCTACAGAGCTGACACAATGCTGGTATGAATGACGAAACAATAGCCATTTGAAGTTGATCAAATTTAACTAATCTTAGTCCCTTTTGTCACTCTGTGCAGCAAGAGCAGCTGGATTTGTACTTGCTCAACCTGCATCGCATTGATAAGGACGTGAGGCGCTGTGACAGATCCTACTGGTACTTCACTCCTGCTAACCTGGAGAAACTACGCAACATAATGTGCAGTTATGTATGGCAGCATCTGGAGATTGGCTATGTCCAGGGCATGTGTGATCTGCTGGCTCCTTTACTGGTCATTCTGGATGACGGTCAGTCTGCATTAACAATAGCTCTCTTATACTGCATAATATTACTGCATCATTTGCAGACATGAGTAAGATAACATGAATCATTTGCTGtttatttgtgtctgtgtgttactcaGAGGTCATAGCGTTCAGCTGCTTCTCTGAGTTGATGAAAAGGATGAATCACAACTTCCCCCATGGAGGGGCCATGGACTCACACTTTGCCAACATGCGCTCCCTCATCCAGGTACCATAAACACGtatgctcacacacacgcacgtatatACACAGTCACACATGCACATTATTATAAGTACAGCGATATTACTTTGTAGTACCAGATAGGCACTCTCATCATCTTTTCTGCTAGATCCTTGATGCAGAGCTCTTTGAAGTGATGCAGATGAATGGAGACTACACTCACTTCTACTTCTGCTACCGCTGGTTCCTGCTAGACTTCAAACGAGGTGCTGACATCTGCACGGGCATGTGTTACATGCACACACTATTAAAGGGCCATGCTGGTGATGTTTAAACCTAAATGAATCTTGTTCAAGTTATACAATATGAAGGACCGATACAGATTTTTAGCTAGTTTTTTCTGACATTTTATTTCTGTGACATGACTGTTCTGCAGGCAGGTCATATCACAGTCTTCTTTGGTGTATAACCTGCTGTGCCATTCTTCCCTTCAGAGATGGTGTATGATGATGTGTTCTCCGTGTGGGAGACCATCTGGGCGGCCACGTATACCTCCTCCACTCATTTTGTCCTCTTCATCGCTCTGGCACTGGTGGAGATGTACCGAGACATCATCCTGGAGAACAACATGGACTTCACTGACATCATCAAGTTCTTCAACGGTGAGGTTAAACAATGACTTTAGATGTTGTTATGGAATGTAATATTTGACAATTCAGTTATTTCATTTCATTGCCACTTTCTTTTTGCTTGCTGAATGTATGTTTTGAATGTAGCAACTGCTTTTATTGTGCTTGCTAACAACATCAAAAAGCACAACTCCATAGGCTGCACTCATATGTAAATCAACACAACCAATTAGGTTCTTGTAACACAGTGTGTTTGATCTGATTTCCCTCTTCAGAAATGGCCGAACATCACAACGTCCCGCAGGTCCTAACAATGGCTCGAGACTTGGTCCTCAAAGTGCAGACTCTCATAGAAAACAAGTAATCCACCATGTGTCTGTTCCTTTCCCTTTCACTCAGTGTGCAGCATTTTGACAATATGTTCACTTGTATTTGTAtgaaagctaaaaaaaaaaaaatattcagtaTTTCAAAATCATGCTTCTAAATAATTATTTATATTCCTGAAATCATCAGGTGACCCATACTGAAAATATACTCACACTACAATAATTGCACAACACAATATTTCTGTGTCTCTAAAAGCACTTTCCTATGTTCAGGTAATTAACATTATAATCAATACGTTTGAATAAATGTAATTGTTCACTTAGTGAATGTACCCTTTTAAAAACAAAAACTCTTTTGCATATTGCTTCAGgatgtttttgtatttgttttgccTTAAATTTAGCTATTTTGTGCAGGGATATTCTCAATATGATTACCAAATTAGATCTTGTTTGTATATTGCCATCATGCACTTCCCATCAGTTAGAACCATTCACAGAGTAGAGGTGCAGCCCTCCAACATGGTAGCCAGTATTTTTGTATTAGTGCTTAAATCGGTCTCTTCATTATATATTCACCTGGCTAAATGTCTGTGTGTATTGCTGTGGTACTGTAATGTTAACTGTAAAAGTATTTGTAACACAAAGGCTAATGTTCAAAGTATCTGTGAGCATAACAATGGAGCTAAATTGTTTCATATCATATATGTACACACGTCAGCTACTGTACATATGATCAGAAATGTACACACGTCAGCTACGGTATATGTGATCAGATATGTACACATGTCAGCTACTGTACATGTGATCAGATATGTACACACATCAGCTACTGTACATGTGATCAGATATGTACACATGCTAGCTACTGTACACGTGATCAGATATGTACACACGTCAGCTACTGTACATATGATCAGATATGTACACACGTCAGCTACGGTATATGTGATCAGATATGTACACATGTCAGCTACTGTACATGTGATCAGATATGTACACACGCCAGCTACTGTACACGTGATCAGATATGTACACACATCAGCTACTGTACATGTGATCAGATATGTACACACGTCAGCTACTGTACATGTGATCAGATATGTACACACGTCAGTTACTGTACATGTGATCAGATATGTACATGTGATCAGATATGTACACACATCAGCTACTGTACCTGTGATCATATATGAACACACGTCAGCTACTGTACATGTGATCAGATTTGTACACACGTCAGCTACTGTACATGTGATCAGATATGTACACACGTCAGCTACGGTATATGTGATCAGATATGTACACACGTCAGCTAATGTACATGTGATCAGATATGTACACATGTCAGCTACTGTACATGTGATTAGATATGTACACACGTCAGCTACTGTACCTGTGATCATATATGTACACGTCAGCTACTGTACATCTGATCAGATATGTACACACATCAGCTACTGTACATGTGATCAGATATGTACACACATCAGTTACTGTACATGTGATCAGATATG includes the following:
- the LOC139421922 gene encoding small G protein signaling modulator 1-like, which codes for MGEAETRHKLLRNVKKEVKQIMEEAVTRKFVHADSSHIISFCAVVEACVLHGLKRRAAGLLCSNKVAALFMKVGKSFTPVEELCQKVQELEQLIETNRQAQLNNVSVPKQPRVTNLPPQGLRNLWIRTALMEKLLDKIVMYLVENSSTFYDREAILMDAVDGPILASLLVGPCALEYTKVKTADHFWTDPSADELVQRHRIHSGHCRQDSPSRRPALIQKRQSSGSMEDRPILWARDYVESLHQNNRATLLFGKNNVLVQPRDDMEAIPGYLSLHQTADLMTLKWTPNQLMNGTVADDTEKSVYWDFAMTIRLAEIVYLHCHQQVDSGGTVVLVSQDGIQRPPLRFPRGGHLLQFLTCLETGLLPHGQLDPPLWSQRGKGKVFPKLRKRSPQGSVESVSDKEEDEATDYVFRILLPGTPSDFVAPELMDQALNMWHPTPRKSSCFSCALNGSRVGSLPNGCNQDRAPLKLLCDTMKYQIISRAFYGWLAYCRHLSTVRIHLSALVNPTIVDPNVPHDAQEGLTVDVWSSFLQDRSAYDEHELLRLVYYGGVAPTIRKEVWPFLLGHYHFDMTQKCRMEVDEQVRACYEQTMKEWLGCEAIVKQKEGEKHAEAIAKCNSVASVDRPGPVQRDSTISTDSSQSIGSDKQIAHSQSDSRSSTQAFWFVEEVELIESETKREKSKERSKTPLKDLRDVAIPNGTSDSGDPSFYSLSVDSGLPEQPQSTNNSNSPVSDSPVRPAATQPSPEPSAVQGAASSLVAKAEPPLIESHFTVLGTEVGSEDLKLPITVDDKAASAGEFKAPEREVVESSRLVEIVKTSEKVEEGSDKKYAKSLGNVEMEENNVIADGLSEVSTTEDTKLLVRAVFATENTDILKLEMEVSNVYIPAPPLGEATFTKTQENKATTTEPFCSREPSVTEGNKDSTTIREAGIADKEDTTSSEMEEITESEFQKMQTPPTSKACVCEKDVDSTKEKVADVFVTKPLDSVEDNFPENYNNKAAEMTAAIDSEKHAPALPVLNPPLPEARASVTVTFHSRRSPDTLDSDDSPSALEMEDIPTAWARPLSGLMAPPAAPLALGRVGSGEPVLDAPSNNSPDETELALSEEEPEMESLYTQSDSVVETEELKPDVLPVAVSPAGTTYSQEQLDLYLLNLHRIDKDVRRCDRSYWYFTPANLEKLRNIMCSYVWQHLEIGYVQGMCDLLAPLLVILDDEVIAFSCFSELMKRMNHNFPHGGAMDSHFANMRSLIQILDAELFEVMQMNGDYTHFYFCYRWFLLDFKREMVYDDVFSVWETIWAATYTSSTHFVLFIALALVEMYRDIILENNMDFTDIIKFFNEMAEHHNVPQVLTMARDLVLKVQTLIENK